The Brachyhypopomus gauderio isolate BG-103 chromosome 19, BGAUD_0.2, whole genome shotgun sequence DNA segment AGGAAGTGTAATCCAGCGGTGAAGATTGTCATTTATTGTTTTAGTTAATTGGTTGTAATTAAGCTTGAACAATTCTGACAGCTGGGGAGATATCTTTATACCCAGATATGTGATGTAATTGGTACATACTGGGATAGGtaatgttttcagttcattatcacatttatttatatttattgggaGAATTGCAGATTTTGACCAGTTAATTGAGTACTCTGATATTATTGAATAAGTTTCAATTGTTtgaattgtttttgttattgaaATATGTGGTTTTTGTAGAAATAGTAGGATATCGTCTGCATATAGACTGATTTTATGTTCCATGTTAGGTGTTTGGATTCCtttaatgtttgtgttttgtcgTATTGCTGCTGCTAGTGGTTCTATGAAGATAGAGAATAGAtaaggagagagtgagcatcCTTGTCTGGTCCCCCGGTGTAATGTGAAAGGTTGTGATATTACCCCGTTGGTGTTGACTGTAGCCTTAGGTGCAGTATATAAGATTTGTATCCAGTTAATACATGATTCTCTAAATCCGAGTTTATATAGTGTGGTAAATAAGAATTTCCAGTTTACTCTGTCAAaggctttttctgcatctaggGTTACAATTGCTGTTGGTATGTTTCggtgtgaggtgtagtctatTATGTTCACTAATCTGCGCATATTTGTGGATGAGTGTCGACCTTTGAGAAAACCCATTTGATCCTGATGTATTAAATTATGAATTACTGTTTCTACTTTGTTGGCTAGCACCTTGCTGATTATTTTTGTGTCTGTATTCATTAATGATAATGGTCTGTAGATGGTTGGGTAGGGTCTTTGTTTGGTTTAAGGTGAAGGGAGATGATTTCCGTATTCATGTTTGTTGgaagttttgcattttgtttgatTTCTGTTATTGTTCTGTAAATCACATCATAAAGGTTTCTGAAACATGAGAGAGGTTACCAAGCCCAACTGCTGTTCAGTTAAGCTGAAATCTCCAGAAGAACTTGAGGGAACAATGTGGAGCCAGTGAGGAACTCCTAGATCCTCCATTCAAGGTTCTGGCTCAGAAAATGCAACCAAAGCTGTGAAGACTTAATCATACATTTGAGGGCTGTGCTGTCATTTGAGCAGCTTCTCAAGCACATGCAGGCAAGCTCTTGTGTGTCATGGCCATCAGCCACTGTAGTTCCACAGGCCAGTGGACATAATGAAgacagcagtggggaaccgtcagggccctctacgccctctcagagggcctaaaatattcttaaaacattatatatataattatccagttttattttatctacttacagttttacaatcgacatctaaacaattacaaaaatataagcaaataaatcattcaaccgtgtctattcaatctgtgttggaaggtgaggggttaagtggaagcctgtgagcctgtgtttccccctatcaggactgtgatgcccgctgttcatttacagagggcctggcaattataattcagtgcaataccagtttcaaatgacagtaaaattgaccaatcatatcttccctcttagtgggcgggcttaactgtatgacaatttccgcccgctgtggcgacgctagctgtcgttagcgtaccaccgctagctagtttcgattcattcctttgatgcccttgtgcgcgttgtttacatattctgcttccgagaaccacgaagctgtgaaccttattttgtttggaaacttattttgcttaacaagttatctagttattattgcgtttctaaagctatactgtcgtctcggttttttctttattcttcattgcagtttattaggagagagaaaatttttatgtacagttcaaattacaattataacaatatgcaaagtgataattattggggttaggtggaccaagaaaagagggggagagaaagaataaaaagggaaaagacagaagggcagggggaaaaaaaaaccaataataatttaatctgtttccaaaatgcatcagtagagggttttccatccaccgagtttttgcgcattttgaaaatgcgcatgaaaaaagctggatagaaaaagtccaaaattcgaaaaaaatgccccaaatatcgcaaaaagatttttacgctaggaggaggtagaaaagttagactatcgcatcgccaaaattcggaaaaactggatggaaaagggtttttcgcataaacgatgacgtatcatgcctcaagtcatgtggttctgtacatgatcgcaatgtaaagatggcaaatgcatacaaaacagttctggagagagcaaaaattgaatttaacttctccatgtatagaaaagaaaaagaaaaaaatgtttcaaaacctcaacgtgcaaaaatgcgtaactgccagatggatgtaaaaaccgcaattgtttggcgtcctctcacgtgatgtaaagtttattcgcataactgtaatgaatggaaacaaggcttaattcgcattgttttctgccgaaactgcgcattattttttcgaaagatttggatggaaacccggctaatgactgcttgaggaagctgttctactttgatacttgaagaaaaaaatcatgctcaataaaatgtaggctactcgtgttcaacggtttattcagttaaccatgaatttgtaagcctacatactgtacattaaataacatgtttattcagctaaacatgatatttgaaatgtaagccaacatttagtacatttaacctcacggacgtaattttcaaaagtcagttttggtcctctagTTTTAACgcttaaaaagaaatatttaaatagtgacgaatctagcgctaggaccatgcagaaaacgaccgctccgagctccgctccggtaacactttacgttcctaaaaatgaattttccatgaagcaaacctggcgacttcgtggctgcatccatataaaaacacgtacgatttgtaattcgttctcgcccctactgtgcagtttggttaggaatacagccaagctaaactatcaagttgaaagtcatcatagtttgcttacccattttgacccagttcccaacccaactttaagaatagattaacggcgataattttatatcgcccgataagagtatcaaattaacgaccgccgttaacagcccaccactaatatatatatatgtatatatatatatataaacacaaccagctcgaatgaccacagcaaagtaaagcagaaagtgtacccaagacatttagcacaaatgacgtgatgtatgtgtgagtgtgtgtttatgtgtaacctagttgtgcaacataggataaatgtacagaatgtacttaccagcaagggtagaaagctgcgacaacattcccccagaggccagaggcaggcagagagagaccccggaatCCCACCTgcccacggcccccccaggtttaatggtcacggtttgcTACTGAAAGAGAGCCTGTGGGAAGTGTTTGACTAGGGTATGTGAAACCACCCAGGAACAGTGTGTCACACTAATGTGATGAACCTAGTGTTGAGATTCAGCACCATCTCTCAGCCCCATATCTACCCAGAGGAGATGACCCTCAAGATTACtggaccccacacaccacaataaCCCCTCATCTGTTCCAGCTGGCCAAGATACATGTAGACAGATGTAAATTGCAGAAACTCTGAGAATTTTTCAGGGACAATCAACACAACATCCATGTTTATGAattgtgggaggaaacccacacatacacagtgagaacatggaaactccactcaagcagggacttgaacccaaagACCTCAgggctgagaggcaaacgtgctaaccaccaagacCCCATGCTGCCCAAATTAAAGTGCAGTGTCCATCCTAATCCCAAGATATTTGATTGGTAATCAAACAAGCAAATAATTACTTACCTGGTCCCAGTAAGCAGGACATGAAGCATGCTGCTCATGGGGAATGAGCCTCAGGCAACCTGTGAATCTGGCTGTTTAAAAGCAAAGATGAGTTTCATCATCTAACAGAAAAAAGATGAGCTAATGATAGTGAATGGGAGAATATTGTGACGGTGCTAGGTATGCAGACTGACCGGCCCTGCCCTCATCAGAGAGGATGCTGGGCAATGTGTGGAGAAGGGAGAATAGTTATAGACATTACTAAATTAAAGTGTTAATTGATATTCAGTTGTTATGTTGTTGGAAGTTATGGTGGCATGGGGAACACGCTCGGGGATACTGAAGTGTGagatcaatatttttttttatcagtaacgtgagggcgttcaaatagAGCAACGTAAAACTACttaggtcaaaatttactcgagtaaaagtaaaaattacatatttcaaaaactactcagaaaattacaaattactcataaaaagtactcaattacagtaacgtgagtaaatgtaattcgttactttccacccctgcttaatatgccgtgtttccagttagatttgaggtataaaatgatgttgagTCAGGCTAAAATCTGGTTCTTCTCTTAGGGAGCGACCTATTCTTCattatgcatttgttatttctctggcccaccatcaataaggccttcaataagcctctgaaactgccACTTTAAATTTGTTCacctatatgcccactgctcagtatgccatgttgtgtgctggtatttcttcttccgctTCTTTTGTGTTcgagaacagcatttctgtgtttttagttttcaaatctaagaatttgtttcattacgttagaaatgctgacaaattcaatcatcatgtacaaattgcatacaattggaacgacttgaaatagaaaccattttacaaaaggaatgctttaattatatttttatattttttctacattcacaaaatcagtatgggaaacaataacctcttaatgtatgctcctatgctcgtttgtttaatctctcttttaaaaaaacacaccctttttgaataaggaaccaacttcagccgccaaTTAAGGAGCAGCAattaagtaaccaaacgaatctgaaattgtgaataagtaaccaacttcagcgtcaTAAATATtttgcaaaggtttttgttgatattttatgtaaaattgtaattcttaatatttccagaagtaactgttACTGAATtatattttctcattgtaactgtaatgaattacagttacactttttttgtaattaaatcaCGTAAagtcgttacatgtaattcgttactccccaacactggtcaCTAATACCAACTGCTTGTGTACTGCCATTTCTTGATGAGGCAGGTAAGAGTTCTGTCGCCATCTAGTGGTCACACCAGTCATTTCAGCACGCATTGGAGGACATTGTCactgaaaatgtgtgtgtgtgtgtaataatctATCCATTTAATCTACTGCAGTTTGTTCCCAACATTTCAGCATACTGCAGCCCATCGGTTCAGCACCatacatttagcagatgctcttattcATAGCTACTTACAAAGtgttcacagaatacatcctagtaGCATAGATATGTCAGAATTCAACATACCCTTGAACcagactactaaactacaggaatcaatgccattacctagtgtaaataaacacagattcaaccataaacaacatgaattaCAACTGAAACCTAGAAGTATAAATAACTGTAGATAAATAAACATACAATGTAAAGTACAAGGACAAGTGTTATCTGCAGTGTCAGCGCTCAGTTAAGTACTCATTATTTcagacactctcactctctttctctcacactgtTTATAAATGCTTTTCTTTTCTCAATCTGTCGTGATCTAATgaaagtgaatgaatgaatgttcgatttatatagcgcctttctgaaTACctaaggcgctttacaatttaacacaagtacaagtcacagacaaccaatcacacaccggcgagaagtggCAGCCAATCGCACACAGCGTTCTCTCTAGCGGGATCCacaccccctgggggactgaatggggtgcaggaaggggagagaggacagaccctagtggcagagcaccatccaccactgggcacacaagcatacactcactcagacaacaactttttattgaacagagagacacagacacacactgttacGTACCCCGTCTAGGTAGGGACTAGTAACAGAGAAAATGATAGTGATGAACCGGTATATGATAACCTGTGACGGCCAAATGTCCAAAAACACCCACAGAGAGAGACCAAATTGAATAGTTGAAAGATGTTTTATGTAGTATGTAAATATATAGGATGTATATTGAATGACATGAATATTAACACCAGGTAAACTTCAGGTTGACCCTCACTGAAAACGAAAACGAACAACAAAAGAAAACCCACTAACACCGGGACTACTAATAAACCCGTCTCAAACAAAcgtgaaacaaaaacacaatgtcTCTCCTAACTCCCTGACTAATCAAACACACAGAACCAAACCCATAAACCAGAAACAAAACAGCCAGTCACCCTTACTACTGGTGcaatagattatataaacagaaATATACAAATGTAGACAGCAACTAGAACGAACCAACAATCGAATTATCAAATCTCAGAAATCTCAGAATAAGCACAAAAGCGAGGCGTAGCCTGCTTCGTCCATGTCCACATCCACCTTTTATGCTTCTTTTCCATCTTCCTCCGTCGTCACGGTAAGCCGCATCAGGTGTGGAAGGTGAAGAACGGACGGCCCCTGTAAACAGTCTTAAAGGGGCAGACTCACAAATACAGGCATAGCAGACAATATGACAAAATGCACAACACACAATATGACTGAGGTCATAAcaacactcagggagaatttgtcagtgACTGCCAATATACaaaacctccatgtttttggactgtgggaggaaaccagagatcccagaggaaacccacgcaaacacagggagaacacggaaactccactcagatagggacttgaacccaagaccccagtgctgataGGCAAACGtgccaccaagccaccatgttgcccATTTAAGTTCTCCTGCTAAATTTtcaaatattaatatatatacatattaatgCCTTATCGTGGGGTCAGCATTCCTATGCTCCCTGATACCAGGATTGACAATTAGCATAAAGGAAAATTCAGGACTGTTGTACCAAATCACTCCCCTTTGGTGAGTCTGTGTAgagagatatgtgtgtgtgcagtggcgtattattatcattttactgaggtcggtttgaaatgatcttttgaaaacctgagcgattaaaaacaatgccctgaaatgagccaccacctcacacacacccgacctctctcttcctttaacaccagatgcgctgcagcagcagttcagttcaacgagtggaaggaagcgtcttcagcacagcacacacgctcacagatagacttcttctcccgtgcccaccagccaggtcacatacacatcaagtcaaatcgtaccgtttgccctctaagcccaacgtgaaatattttcttgtgcagttaaatgtctcatacagcaccaaactactaagcattttaagccgatggtcacctgataaactagtcgcactagcccaaatcaatgatagataacgtgaggacgaccacatacaaataattaaggtagagtttgcaaatctatgtgttaagctgaacgttttctgttgtataggttttgttaggcaacataaattaacacattcgtttgtgaaagaagaaacgggaagttccccattacctgtgaaaaatgcccatctgcattcatgtaatgacaacattcagtagcctataactccttctcctaatTTTTGGTCTTtatactgtcttaattgtaggcctgtattgatttactaattgcaaaatatatgcaacaaggcctgcagacagtggagggtaaacagaagttaactgaagtacttaacattgactgtatatagttaatattggatatgaattatatcagttggctgcgtgacttttttccattgaaaactcacgtttagagaatgttataaataaaagTCAAAATTCATTCAActtgtgcttgtaatttttttttataaagtataatgaagtgttccacgtgtgcTTCacaaccaacccccccccccccccccccccccccccaccgagcacttgccccccaaaatgtctgtgcacgccactgtgtgtgtgtgtgtgtatgtgtgtgtgtatcaccaaACAAAAGAAGAGgatcatttcatttcacataAAACTCTGAGTTCATTCCTACAGTTCATGTCCAGCCACATGTAGCCTTCATCTCGTGTTTCTATGGCGCCACACTGGTGAGACAGGGGAAGCTCTGGCTGTCTCCCTCCCTTCCAGTTGGTCCAAGATCCCACAACCATCCCATTGGACCAAATCCAGAACCCAAAGAGTCGGCTCTGTCTAAGCCCCAcccacacaggtccagagacgTTATTCCTTCTGAGTTCAGACTCCACTTCTTTCTGGTCGAGGTCAGACTCAATGCGTAGGAGACCAGACCTGTTACCTTCCTGACAGTAGTCCAGAGCTTTCTCCCAGATCATActgtcctcactcacatggATGGACGctgacagagacacaaacaccagagACACGTCTTCATTCTACTGATCTAGACTGCAGAGAACATTTTAGTGTTGGTAACATCAATCACTTACTGTTGTAGCACAGAGCAGAGGCAGAATCATTACACGCTGCTGGAGACCATTCATCCTTCATCAGTTTTACACAATCATATGGCTGAGGGACACGAGATCTCCAGTTCCTGTAGGTGGAGAGACCTCCATCAGCCCACTCCCAGTCATCACACAGCAGGCCGATCCAGAAGGGGGTGGTGCTGTTCTTCCCATTCAGATTCACCTCTTCATTTTGCTCCTGATCTCTGATGCTGACCAGATCAGTGTATTTCTCCCTGCAGTATCTCTGGGCTTCATACCAGGACATTGGCTCAAGCACTAACTGATAACTGAACATGGCTCTAATAACATCTGTAGAGGTCAAAGGTAAACAcagtttatttatgtttatgcAATTCAAGTTATGAGGTAGATATGAATGAGGATTTTATCAGTTCCAGTCAGGTTGTTACCATATTTATAGCACATGAAATCTCTTTTCTCTGAGCATTCATGTGTGTCCCATCCACCATCATCGTTCATGACAGCACAGTGGGCCTCTGCACTACAGCTCCTGTTCTCTCTCATGTTTATGAACACGACTGCATCACCATTAGACCATTTATAACTGGGCTGACTGTGGTGGAGCCCAATCCAGGCAGCACATAATCCAGCCTCCTCAATCAGATTAGCCAGTACACTGTTGTCTTCCTCACTGTACACAGTGACGAGGTCGGTGTAGTTTCTTCTACAAGCTGTCTGAGCCTCAGACTGAGTCAGACTCTCATCCACAATAATGTGGAATGTTCTGAGACGACTTCCACCTGCAGCAGAAAAGACTGGAAAAGTTTCTCTTCTTAGTGACTCAGTGATGAAGTGATGTTCTTCTATGTTCTGATTAGAAACTGTCAGGAATGTTCTCCAGTgctttgggcgtgtgttgtgaTACCTGTGGCATTACTGTGGTAGCACAGAGCAGATTGACCATTACCACAAGGCACTGAGTGCCATTTCCCTCCTAGCAGTGTTGTACAGTCTCCTGTTGTCTGAGGCTGATCAGTCTCCCAGTTCCTGTAGGTGGAGAGACCTCCATCAGCCCACTCCCAGTCATCACACAGCAGGCCGATCCAGAAGGGGGTGGTGCTGTTCTTCCCATTCAGATTCACCTCTTCGTTTTGCTCCTGGTCTCTGATGCTGATCAGATCAGTGTATTTCTCCCTGCAGAATCTCTGGGCTTCATACCAGGACATTGGCTCAAGCACTAACTGATAACTGTGGCACGAATCTGCAGTCATTAAATAATTAACAAAATGATCCTTAATTATATGTTTAGAGTTAAAGGTGAAGATATCAATAATTATAGTATTTAATATTATTAAAACTTCTATAGTAAATATTTACCTTGTTTATAACACGTAAAATTCTTTTTCtgtgtgcagttaacacactccCATGAACCCTCAGCCGTCATAGCAACACAGCAGCTCCATGTCCCACAGTCTTGTATTGAGTCTCTGAATGTAACTGCATCACCATTAGACCATTTATATCTGGGCTGACTGCGTTGGAGCCCAATCCAGGCAGCATATAAACCAGCCTCCTCAATCAGATTAGCCAGTACACTGTTGTCTTCTTCACTGTACACAGTGACGAGGTCGGTGTAGTTTCTTCTACAAGCTGTCTGAGCCTCAGACTGAGTCAGATTCTCATCCACAATAATGTGAAATGTTCTGAGACGACTTCCACCTGCAGCAGAAAAGACTGGAAAAGTTTCTCTTGTTAGGTGAGGTGATACGTGTTTATGTTTACACAACCCAAACGACACCCAGTCATGGTAGCACCCACCTTTCATCTGATGTTAGACAAGCAGACACGCTACGATGTAGACACACTTCAGAGATGTTAACGATCAACATTTGTAGGCCAGACACAGATGTCTGCGTGTTATCAGGCGTGTTATCAGACGTATCAGACATGATATCAGGCGTGGTATCAGATGTGGTATCAGCGGTATCAGACATGATATTAGGCGATACCTGGCAAATCAGCTTAAGAAATTGGGGCACCTGGCAGGTTACAGTATGCACGTCTGCTCTCATAGCGCTAGCTGTGATACTAGTATGTactagaggtgtcttcaactaagcATTTTCATAGTGGAATCAGGGGTTTTTTTATCTAGAGcgccttaaacgggatcccgttctcattcaggacctttttccacttcaaagtaaaaacctaaaacactcagataaatgaataaacatggtaggttggctttattcagcttttatttatttacttatttattttttaatgaaacgttagagaacattaacaaaaaaaagtcaccgtcagtgcgcatatcgaactgtcacaggcactgtgcaaaatgtcaaaaatattttaaataaaatatgcctgcctgaaaaaataaaaaaaaatgtcacaaaacagcaaaaaaaatttgaagtaaaggttcaagtaacggggtttaaaaagcaaacaacaacaaaaaat contains these protein-coding regions:
- the LOC143483179 gene encoding macrophage mannose receptor 1-like, with translation MKGGCYHDWVSFGLCKHKHVSPHLTRETFPVFSAAGGSRLRTFHIIVDENLTQSEAQTACRRNYTDLVTVYSEEDNSVLANLIEEAGLYAAWIGLQRSQPRYKWSNGDAVTFRDSIQDCGTWSCCVAMTAEGSWECVNCTQKKNFTCYKQDSCHSYQLVLEPMSWYEAQRFCREKYTDLISIRDQEQNEEVNLNGKNSTTPFWIGLLCDDWEWADGGLSTYRNWETDQPQTTGDCTTLLGGKWHSVPCGNGQSALCYHSNATVFSAAGGSRLRTFHIIVDESLTQSEAQTACRRNYTDLVTVYSEEDNSVLANLIEEAGLCAAWIGLHHSQPSYKWSNGDAVVFINMRENRSCSAEAHCAVMNDDGGWDTHECSEKRDFMCYKYDVIRAMFSYQLVLEPMSWYEAQRYCREKYTDLVSIRDQEQNEEVNLNGKNSTTPFWIGLLCDDWEWADGGLSTYRNWRSRVPQPYDCVKLMKDEWSPAACNDSASALCYNTSIHVSEDSMIWEKALDYCQEGNRSGLLRIESDLDQKEVESELRRNNVSGPVWVGLRQSRLFGFWIWSNGMVVGSWTNWKGGRQPELPLSHQCGAIETRDEGYMWLDMNCRNELRVLCEMK